One stretch of Jiangella gansuensis DSM 44835 DNA includes these proteins:
- a CDS encoding OmpL47-type beta-barrel domain-containing protein, whose protein sequence is MFRRLLAALTGRHHSAAARSRTSRQLTVALLTAALTALCLVPASASLRGEPSPSPSSAAADQVLTWTANNSVTDYASFPTTATAGPATIVFENSVATGNTTGMPHTLTFETANPDYNQDVSLDITATPFDGNGGRWQAEVTLSPGTYYYFCAFPGHGEMNGVLVVTGDGGDTTPPEVSATVSGDQNTEGDYIGSATVTVNATDAGSGVDTVEYEIRDTGFQPYTGPVTVSEPGDYSVQYRATDNDGNVSEVGSVSFTVVEAEPDDTTPPTVSASVAGEQDDDGNYIGSASVTVSATDAESGVGSVEYNLDGAGFTPYTTPVVVDETGAHTLQYRATDNAGNVSDVGSVSFTVVEPEPDDTTPPTVSAAVAGDQDDDGNYIGSATVTVNATDAESGVQSVEYNLNGAGFVAYTGPVVVDDVGAHALQYRATDNAGNVSEVGSVSFAVVEPEPDDTTPPTASAAVAGEQDDDGNYIASATVTVTATDAGSGVASVAYALNDGAFVPYTEPVVVSEVGAHTVQYRATDNAGNVSEVGSVSFTVVEPEPDDTTPPTVSAAVSGDQNEDGDYVGSASVRLTASDAQSGVASVEYNLNGAGFTAYTAPVVVDEAGAHTVQYRATDNAGNVSEVGSVSFTVVEPEPDDTTPPTVSAAVAGDQDDDGNYIGAATVTVTATDAESGVASIAYALNDGAFVDYTEPVVVSEPGEHTLRYRATDNAGNTSEIGTVAFGVVEPSPDDTTPPTVSAAVAGDQNEDGEYIGAATVTVTASDAQSGVASVEYNLNGAGFTAYTAPVVVDEAGAHTVQYRATDNAGNVSEVGSVSFTVAEPEPDDTTPPTVSAAVAGDQDDDGNYIGAATVTVTATDTGSGVASVDYAIGDGAFMPYTEPVRVNDVGTHTVQYRATDNAGNTSEAGSVTFTIVEGDGDACPDSDTRDTVIIGGIDSTVVNVDTGDGCTINDLIDEDGDWPNHGAFVRHVTAVANQLVTDGVITNRERGMITRTAAASDVGRTPAEATTTASAGHTHHQH, encoded by the coding sequence ATGTTTCGACGACTGCTGGCGGCCCTGACCGGCCGCCATCACAGCGCCGCGGCCCGGTCGCGGACGTCCCGTCAACTGACGGTGGCGCTGCTGACGGCAGCGCTCACCGCCCTGTGCCTGGTGCCGGCGTCGGCGTCGCTACGCGGCGAGCCGTCGCCGTCGCCGTCGTCGGCGGCCGCCGACCAGGTGCTGACCTGGACCGCGAACAACAGCGTCACCGACTACGCGTCCTTCCCGACCACGGCGACCGCCGGGCCGGCGACCATCGTGTTCGAGAACAGCGTGGCCACCGGCAACACCACCGGTATGCCGCACACGCTGACCTTCGAGACGGCGAACCCCGACTACAACCAGGACGTCTCGCTCGACATCACCGCCACCCCGTTCGACGGCAACGGCGGCCGGTGGCAGGCGGAGGTCACGCTCTCCCCCGGCACGTACTACTACTTCTGCGCGTTCCCCGGCCACGGCGAGATGAACGGTGTGCTGGTGGTGACCGGCGACGGCGGGGACACGACGCCGCCGGAGGTCTCGGCAACGGTCAGCGGCGACCAGAACACCGAGGGCGACTACATCGGCTCGGCCACCGTCACGGTCAACGCGACCGACGCCGGATCGGGCGTCGACACCGTCGAGTACGAGATCCGCGACACCGGGTTCCAGCCGTACACGGGACCGGTGACGGTCAGCGAGCCGGGTGACTACTCGGTGCAGTACCGGGCGACCGACAACGACGGCAACGTCTCCGAGGTCGGCTCGGTCTCCTTCACCGTCGTGGAAGCGGAGCCGGACGACACCACACCACCGACGGTGTCGGCCAGTGTGGCCGGCGAGCAGGATGACGACGGCAACTACATCGGGTCGGCGTCGGTGACCGTATCCGCCACCGACGCGGAGTCCGGGGTCGGCTCCGTCGAGTACAACCTGGACGGCGCCGGGTTCACCCCGTACACGACGCCGGTGGTTGTCGACGAGACCGGCGCGCACACGCTGCAGTACCGGGCGACGGACAACGCGGGCAACGTCTCGGACGTCGGGTCGGTGAGCTTCACCGTCGTCGAGCCCGAGCCGGACGACACCACGCCGCCGACCGTGTCCGCAGCGGTGGCCGGTGACCAGGACGACGACGGCAACTACATCGGCTCCGCCACCGTCACCGTGAACGCGACCGACGCGGAGTCGGGCGTGCAGTCCGTGGAGTACAACCTGAACGGCGCCGGTTTCGTCGCCTACACCGGGCCGGTCGTGGTGGACGACGTCGGCGCGCACGCGCTGCAGTACCGGGCGACCGACAATGCGGGCAACGTCTCCGAGGTCGGGTCGGTCAGCTTCGCGGTCGTCGAGCCGGAGCCGGACGACACGACACCGCCGACGGCCTCCGCGGCGGTGGCCGGCGAGCAGGACGACGACGGCAACTACATCGCGTCGGCGACCGTGACGGTCACGGCGACCGACGCCGGGTCCGGCGTCGCGTCGGTGGCGTATGCGCTGAACGACGGCGCCTTCGTGCCGTACACCGAGCCGGTGGTCGTGTCCGAGGTGGGCGCGCACACCGTGCAGTACCGGGCGACGGACAACGCCGGCAACGTCTCCGAGGTCGGGTCGGTGAGCTTCACCGTCGTCGAGCCCGAGCCGGACGACACCACGCCGCCGACGGTGTCCGCGGCGGTGTCCGGCGACCAGAACGAGGACGGCGACTACGTCGGTTCGGCCTCGGTGAGGCTCACGGCGTCGGACGCTCAGTCCGGGGTCGCGTCGGTCGAGTACAACCTGAACGGCGCCGGTTTCACCGCCTACACCGCGCCCGTCGTGGTGGACGAGGCCGGTGCGCACACGGTCCAGTACCGGGCGACGGACAACGCCGGCAACGTCTCCGAGGTCGGGTCGGTGAGCTTCACCGTCGTCGAGCCGGAGCCGGACGACACCACGCCGCCGACGGTGTCCGCGGCCGTGGCCGGCGACCAGGACGACGACGGCAACTACATCGGCGCCGCCACCGTCACCGTCACCGCGACAGACGCCGAGTCCGGCGTCGCCAGCATCGCCTACGCCCTGAACGACGGGGCGTTCGTCGACTACACCGAGCCGGTCGTGGTGTCCGAACCGGGTGAGCACACGCTCCGCTACCGGGCCACCGACAACGCGGGGAACACCTCGGAGATCGGCACCGTGGCATTCGGTGTCGTCGAACCGTCGCCGGACGACACCACGCCGCCGACGGTATCCGCGGCCGTGGCCGGCGACCAGAACGAGGACGGCGAGTACATCGGCGCCGCCACCGTCACCGTCACCGCGTCGGACGCCCAGTCCGGGGTCGCGTCGGTCGAGTACAACCTCAACGGCGCCGGTTTCACCGCCTACACCGCGCCCGTCGTGGTGGACGAGGCCGGTGCACACACGGTCCAGTACCGAGCGACCGACAACGCCGGCAACGTCTCCGAGGTCGGATCGGTGAGCTTCACCGTCGCCGAACCGGAACCGGACGACACCACGCCGCCGACGGTATCCGCGGCCGTGGCCGGCGACCAGGACGACGACGGCAACTACATCGGCGCCGCCACCGTCACCGTCACGGCGACGGACACCGGGTCGGGCGTGGCGAGTGTCGACTACGCCATCGGCGACGGTGCCTTCATGCCTTACACCGAGCCGGTCCGGGTCAACGACGTCGGGACGCACACGGTGCAGTACCGGGCCACCGACAACGCCGGCAACACCTCCGAGGCCGGGTCGGTGACCTTCACCATCGTCGAGGGCGACGGGGACGCCTGCCCGGACTCCGACACTCGCGACACGGTGATCATCGGCGGTATCGACTCCACCGTGGTGAACGTCGACACCGGTGACGGCTGCACCATCAACGACCTCATCGACGAGGACGGCGACTGGCCCAACCACGGCGCCTTCGTCCGCCACGTCACCGCGGTCGCGAACCAGCTGGTCACCGACGGCGTCATCACCAACCGCGAGCGGGGCATGATCACCCGCACCGCCGCGGCCTCCGACGTCGGCCGGACCCCGGCCGAGGCGACGACGACGGCGTCGGCTGGGCACACGCACCACCAGCACTGA
- a CDS encoding DUF11 domain-containing protein: protein MTAEGEVDPPTDSGEPQAPGRDEDAEPALPDDSDRDRSEPESADGQAGGPIAPMAAESPGSAVTGGTTFYAYVGAGESLDALFAKAFELGAVGSDTQIRITDPSGAVRHDCTIQNTAPNGAAPCDVTGLTGPAGVWSIEVIALNGNPANWPESGTSFFDWEISVQDGAGADVPGRVWTEKYRGYDWQRDLNPDVHFWVVTEHGSQYTVDLYDFNGGGWAFDSNAFGVAPTGTCAPAYQSIEMTTNTPEYPSAPASCGDPYKLFFEPPDPNLPATAPGANGTEWVLPPVVTPTIDNLQFGSVDTDTREGTFTYDLTDFTGTYSLQIDANGDGDYDDPVDRVIPLSGSSGSQSYSWDGLDGNGDPIGVCQEINARVAIDRIDEIHFVLGDTESLGGITIEQLIGNAPGETTIYWDDTQIIGTPPTTPIDGTAGVESDVPGGVHGWAFNWSDSWGNQAAIDNWTYSAVDVAETLTVPSECFEIEKISDATADSRPGDVITYEVTMRNTGTATFTASNPARLFDDLTGVIDDATYNNDATADRGPTPSYSAPIISWEGPLAPNEMVTITYTVTLQGGGDGEVRNVAFTPLCDPAEPDCDTTTPVCDPPDDEGRDPDTGLPCAEHEFELPRLQIDKVADVTELPGVGETVTYTVTATNVGPGVYTPTAPAPVTDDLTDVIDDATYNNDATADRGPTPSYSAPIISWEGPLAVGETVTITYTVTYTGAGDHILVNTACVPDDQVVVDDDPCASVQIPAAFIEDSKAVEASDDPLVAGSTLTYTLTFENTGEAAGTVDKVDNLLHVLDDADVTVQPVVDPAGGLTVSPIANGQFSITGTLDPDEVVTVTYTVTIRPEGERGDNVAANFLLLPTDPAPCDPAEEDCTVPPCEPAPGELPDCTTTPIGEIEDGKSVVASDDPLVAGSTLTYTLTFENTGNADAAVDKVDNLLHVLDDADVTVQPASSDPSKLTVSAIAGGEFSITGTLEPGDIVTVTYTVTIKPEGERGDNQANNYLVEPGTDICDPATDEDCAPPPCIPAIGELPDCTVTPLGEIVDSKAVEASDDPLVTGSTLTYTLTFENVGNADAVVDKVDNLLHVLDDADVTLQPVVDPAGALTASPIASGEFSITGTLQPGEIVTVTYEVTIKPEGERGDNVAANFLLLPTDPAPCDPADPDCVTPPCEPAPGELPDCTTTPIGEIEDGKSVVASDDPVVAGTVLTYALTFENVGNADAPVDKVDSLLHVLDDGDVTAQPVVDPAGELAVSPITNGEFSITGTLQPGEIVTVTYEVTIRPDGERGDDLAANYLIEPGEEICDPADEDCEQPPCVPTPGELPDCTVTPVGEVIDSKTVEASDDPLTAGSTLTYTLTFENTGQGPAPVSKIDNLLHVLDDADVTTPPAVDPAGELTVSPIQNGQFTITGTLDPGEVVTVTYTVTLKPDGERGDNVAANYLIEPGEVICDPADKDCEPPVCEPAEGELPDCTITPIPELEDWKEVVASDDPLVAGSTLTYTLTFTNTGEAAGNVDKIDYLLHVLDDAEVTSEPVADPDGILTVSPIANGQFTITGTLDPGDIVTVTYEVTLKPDGERGDNQAVNFLLPPIDAPPCDPADEDCVVPPCEPAEGEQPDCTVTPIPQIEDSKSVDPASTTPVTGGQELTYTLTFTNTGEAAGLVDRVDDLTHVLDDADLVSGPTPSDPALAVTGPDDEDRIHITGELAPDQTVTVTYTVVVKDAEDRGDDVLANFLLDPEEEPPTEPVCEPAEGEEPDCTTNPVGDLAVDKSVDPESGTEVAPGDELTYTLTFTNTGKGETTVEHTDHAAGLLDDAVLVDGPTASDQALAVTGPDDDLIHVTGALAGGQTVTVTYTVEVKPHDELSDGLLENFLTPTGEEPPTECAETNPLCTENPVEPPADEPPAEEPPGDEPSADEPPGNEPPGDDDLPDTGTGLGTPTLLSGMALLAGGLALLAATRRRNQAAGERSVNPDDLI from the coding sequence ATGACGGCTGAGGGCGAGGTGGATCCGCCTACCGACTCCGGCGAGCCGCAGGCTCCCGGGCGTGACGAGGATGCGGAGCCCGCGCTGCCGGACGATTCTGACCGCGACCGTTCGGAGCCTGAGAGCGCTGACGGCCAGGCGGGTGGCCCGATTGCGCCGATGGCGGCGGAGTCGCCCGGTTCGGCCGTGACGGGCGGGACGACGTTCTACGCGTACGTCGGTGCCGGTGAGTCGTTGGACGCGCTCTTCGCCAAGGCGTTCGAGCTAGGCGCCGTCGGTTCTGACACGCAGATCCGGATCACTGATCCTTCTGGGGCGGTGCGGCACGACTGCACGATCCAGAACACCGCGCCGAACGGGGCGGCGCCGTGTGATGTCACGGGCCTGACGGGACCGGCGGGCGTGTGGTCGATCGAGGTCATCGCTCTGAACGGGAACCCAGCCAACTGGCCCGAGTCGGGTACCAGCTTCTTCGACTGGGAGATCTCCGTACAGGACGGCGCCGGCGCCGACGTTCCGGGCCGCGTCTGGACGGAGAAATACCGGGGCTACGACTGGCAGCGTGACCTGAATCCGGATGTTCACTTCTGGGTGGTAACGGAGCACGGTTCGCAATACACGGTGGATCTCTACGACTTCAATGGCGGCGGTTGGGCCTTCGACAGCAACGCCTTCGGTGTCGCCCCGACCGGTACATGCGCACCCGCGTACCAGTCGATCGAGATGACGACGAACACGCCGGAGTATCCGTCGGCGCCGGCCTCTTGCGGTGATCCGTACAAGCTGTTCTTCGAACCGCCCGACCCCAACCTTCCCGCCACGGCGCCAGGGGCTAACGGCACGGAGTGGGTGCTCCCGCCTGTGGTCACCCCCACGATCGACAACCTGCAGTTCGGCTCGGTCGACACCGACACAAGGGAGGGAACGTTCACCTACGACCTCACCGACTTCACCGGCACCTACAGCCTGCAGATTGACGCCAACGGTGACGGCGATTACGACGATCCGGTAGACCGTGTGATCCCGCTGTCGGGCTCGAGTGGCTCGCAGAGCTACTCCTGGGATGGGCTGGACGGCAATGGTGATCCAATCGGTGTGTGCCAGGAGATCAACGCCAGGGTCGCCATCGACCGCATCGACGAGATCCACTTCGTCCTGGGTGATACCGAATCCCTGGGCGGCATCACCATCGAGCAGCTCATCGGCAACGCGCCGGGCGAGACGACCATCTACTGGGACGACACCCAGATCATCGGGACCCCGCCCACGACACCGATCGACGGCACAGCGGGGGTGGAGAGCGACGTCCCTGGCGGCGTCCATGGCTGGGCGTTCAACTGGAGCGACTCTTGGGGCAACCAGGCCGCGATCGACAACTGGACCTACAGCGCTGTCGACGTCGCCGAGACCCTCACCGTGCCGTCGGAGTGCTTCGAGATCGAAAAGATCTCCGATGCCACCGCCGATTCGCGGCCCGGCGATGTCATCACCTACGAGGTGACGATGCGCAACACCGGCACGGCGACGTTCACTGCCAGCAACCCGGCGCGGCTGTTCGACGATCTGACCGGTGTGATCGACGACGCGACTTATAACAACGACGCCACCGCTGACCGCGGCCCGACGCCGTCGTACAGCGCGCCGATCATCTCGTGGGAGGGCCCGCTGGCGCCCAACGAGATGGTGACCATCACGTACACCGTCACGTTGCAGGGCGGCGGTGACGGCGAGGTTCGGAATGTGGCGTTCACACCCTTGTGTGATCCGGCCGAACCGGACTGCGACACCACGACGCCGGTCTGCGACCCGCCTGACGACGAGGGCCGCGATCCGGACACCGGTTTGCCGTGTGCGGAGCACGAGTTCGAGCTGCCGCGGCTGCAGATCGACAAGGTGGCCGACGTGACGGAGCTGCCGGGTGTCGGCGAGACCGTGACCTACACCGTCACGGCGACCAACGTCGGGCCCGGCGTCTACACGCCGACCGCTCCAGCACCGGTCACCGACGACCTGACGGATGTGATCGACGACGCGACCTACAACAATGACGCGACCGCTGATCGGGGGCCGACGCCGTCGTACAGCGCGCCGATCATCTCCTGGGAGGGCCCACTGGCCGTCGGCGAGACGGTGACCATCACCTACACGGTGACCTACACCGGTGCGGGCGACCACATCCTGGTCAACACGGCCTGCGTGCCGGACGACCAGGTCGTCGTGGACGACGACCCCTGCGCGTCGGTGCAGATCCCGGCCGCGTTCATCGAGGACAGCAAGGCGGTGGAGGCGTCGGATGACCCGCTGGTCGCCGGTTCCACGCTGACCTACACGTTGACCTTCGAAAACACCGGCGAGGCGGCAGGCACCGTCGACAAGGTCGACAACCTGCTGCACGTGCTCGACGACGCCGACGTCACGGTGCAACCGGTCGTGGACCCGGCCGGCGGCCTGACGGTGTCGCCGATCGCCAACGGGCAGTTCTCCATCACCGGCACGCTCGACCCCGATGAGGTCGTGACAGTCACCTACACCGTCACGATCAGACCGGAGGGTGAGCGCGGCGATAACGTGGCGGCGAACTTCCTGCTGCTGCCGACGGATCCGGCGCCGTGCGACCCGGCCGAGGAGGACTGTACGGTGCCGCCGTGCGAGCCGGCTCCGGGTGAGCTGCCGGACTGCACGACCACTCCGATCGGTGAGATCGAGGACGGCAAGTCGGTCGTGGCGAGCGACGACCCGCTGGTGGCGGGGTCGACGCTGACTTACACCCTCACGTTCGAGAACACCGGCAACGCCGACGCGGCGGTGGACAAGGTCGACAACCTGCTGCACGTGCTGGACGACGCCGACGTGACGGTGCAGCCGGCCAGCAGTGACCCGTCGAAGCTGACGGTTTCGGCGATCGCCGGCGGCGAGTTCTCCATCACCGGCACCCTCGAGCCCGGCGACATCGTCACCGTCACGTACACCGTCACGATCAAGCCCGAGGGTGAACGCGGCGACAACCAAGCGAACAACTACCTGGTCGAGCCGGGTACCGACATCTGCGACCCGGCCACCGACGAGGACTGTGCACCACCTCCGTGCATCCCGGCAATCGGGGAGCTGCCGGACTGCACCGTCACGCCGCTCGGTGAGATCGTCGACTCCAAGGCGGTCGAGGCGTCTGACGATCCGCTCGTCACCGGCTCTACCCTCACCTACACGTTGACGTTCGAGAACGTCGGCAACGCCGACGCCGTCGTCGACAAGGTGGACAACCTGCTGCATGTCCTCGACGACGCCGATGTCACCCTGCAGCCGGTCGTGGACCCGGCCGGGGCGCTCACGGCGTCGCCGATCGCCAGCGGCGAGTTCTCCATCACCGGCACTCTGCAACCGGGCGAAATCGTCACCGTCACGTACGAGGTGACGATCAAGCCCGAGGGTGAGCGCGGCGACAACGTGGCGGCGAACTTCCTGCTGCTGCCGACGGATCCGGCGCCGTGCGACCCGGCCGACCCGGACTGCGTCACTCCGCCGTGCGAGCCGGCTCCGGGTGAGCTGCCGGACTGCACGACCACTCCGATCGGCGAGATCGAGGACGGCAAGTCGGTGGTCGCGTCGGACGACCCGGTCGTCGCGGGCACGGTGCTGACCTACGCGCTCACGTTCGAGAACGTCGGCAACGCCGACGCGCCGGTGGACAAGGTCGACAGCCTCCTGCACGTGCTCGACGACGGCGACGTCACGGCGCAGCCGGTCGTTGACCCGGCCGGTGAGCTGGCGGTGTCGCCGATCACCAACGGTGAGTTCTCGATCACCGGCACGCTGCAACCGGGCGAAATCGTCACCGTCACCTACGAGGTGACGATCCGGCCGGACGGGGAGCGCGGCGACGATCTCGCGGCGAACTACCTCATCGAGCCGGGTGAGGAGATCTGCGACCCGGCCGACGAGGACTGCGAGCAGCCACCGTGTGTGCCGACGCCGGGTGAGCTGCCGGACTGCACCGTCACGCCGGTCGGCGAGGTCATCGACTCCAAGACCGTCGAGGCCTCCGACGACCCGCTGACGGCCGGTTCGACGCTGACCTACACCCTCACGTTCGAGAACACCGGCCAGGGCCCGGCGCCGGTCTCGAAGATCGACAACCTGCTCCACGTCCTGGACGACGCCGACGTCACGACGCCGCCCGCCGTCGACCCGGCCGGTGAGCTGACCGTGTCGCCGATCCAGAACGGCCAGTTCACCATCACCGGCACCCTGGATCCCGGCGAGGTCGTGACCGTCACCTACACCGTCACGCTCAAGCCCGACGGGGAGCGCGGCGACAACGTCGCGGCGAACTACCTCATCGAGCCGGGCGAGGTCATCTGCGACCCGGCCGACAAGGACTGCGAGCCGCCGGTCTGCGAGCCGGCCGAGGGCGAGCTGCCGGACTGCACCATCACGCCCATCCCGGAGCTGGAGGACTGGAAGGAGGTCGTGGCCAGCGATGACCCGCTGGTGGCAGGGTCGACGCTGACCTACACCCTCACCTTCACCAACACCGGTGAGGCGGCGGGCAACGTGGACAAGATCGACTACCTGCTGCACGTGCTGGACGACGCGGAGGTGACGTCGGAGCCGGTGGCGGACCCGGACGGCATCCTGACGGTGTCGCCGATCGCCAACGGCCAGTTCACGATCACCGGCACCCTCGACCCGGGCGACATCGTCACCGTCACCTACGAGGTGACGCTGAAGCCCGACGGGGAACGCGGCGACAACCAGGCGGTGAACTTCCTGCTGCCGCCGATCGACGCGCCTCCGTGCGACCCGGCCGACGAGGACTGCGTGGTGCCGCCGTGCGAGCCCGCCGAGGGCGAGCAGCCGGACTGCACCGTCACGCCGATCCCGCAGATCGAGGACTCCAAGTCGGTCGACCCGGCCAGTACGACGCCGGTGACTGGTGGGCAGGAGCTGACCTACACGCTCACGTTCACCAACACCGGCGAGGCCGCCGGTCTGGTGGACCGGGTCGACGACCTGACCCACGTGCTCGACGACGCCGACCTGGTGTCCGGCCCGACCCCGTCCGACCCGGCGCTGGCGGTGACCGGTCCGGACGACGAGGACCGGATCCATATCACCGGCGAGCTGGCACCGGACCAGACGGTGACCGTCACCTACACCGTCGTGGTGAAGGACGCGGAGGACCGCGGGGACGACGTGCTCGCGAACTTCCTCCTCGACCCCGAGGAGGAGCCGCCGACGGAGCCGGTCTGCGAGCCGGCCGAGGGCGAAGAGCCGGACTGCACCACCAACCCGGTCGGCGACCTCGCGGTGGACAAGTCAGTCGACCCCGAGTCCGGCACCGAGGTGGCGCCCGGTGACGAGCTGACCTACACGCTCACCTTCACCAACACCGGAAAGGGCGAGACGACAGTCGAGCACACCGACCACGCCGCGGGCCTGCTGGACGACGCGGTCCTTGTCGACGGCCCGACGGCGTCGGACCAGGCGCTGGCGGTGACCGGTCCCGATGACGACCTGATCCACGTCACCGGCGCCCTCGCCGGCGGCCAGACGGTCACCGTCACCTACACCGTCGAGGTCAAACCGCACGACGAGCTCAGCGACGGGCTGCTGGAGAACTTCCTCACGCCGACGGGTGAGGAACCGCCCACCGAGTGCGCCGAGACGAACCCGCTGTGCACCGAGAACCCGGTCGAACCGCCGGCAGACGAGCCGCCCGCGGAGGAACCCCCGGGCGACGAGCCGTCGGCCGACGAACCCCCGGGCAATGAGCCCCCGGGTGACGACGACCTGCCCGACACGGGTACCGGCCTCGGAACGCCTACTCTCCTCTCCGGCATGGCACTCCTGGCCGGTGGCCTGGCCTTGCTCGCGGCAACTCGCCGCCGCAACCAGGCCGCCGGGGAGAGGAGCGTGAACCCCGACGACCTCATCTGA